Genomic DNA from Clostridium sp. BJN0013:
GAATTAGAGAAAAACGCCATACAAGAAATGACTCAAGCAGATTTTTATAAAAACACACTTCGAATTGGAAGTACCAATACTATTTATGAATGTCATTTATATCCCATTATCCATTCTTTTCTACTCTCTAGTCGCGACACATCAGTCAAAGTAATACTTGATCATTCGCAGGACCTACTGCAAATCGGATTAACCCCTTCGTTTTGGACAGAATCTAATAAATTCTTCATTTCTCTTAAATTTAGGCCCTTATTTGAATATTTGTTAGGTTTTCTCCAAAATAAAGGTTATAAAATTCATGTGGAGCCATAAATCTTAAACTTGAATGTAATCTCCTATTATTGTAGAATTCCATAAATTCATTTACTATTTTGTATGCTTTCACATAGCTTTGAAATTCATTAATTTTTAAACACTCATCCTCAAGTATTCTGTGAAATGATTCTACATGTGCGTTTTTATTTGGCGTCTTCACTGGTATTCTCTCATGTTCAATTTTAAGTTCTTCACAGCATTCATCAAATTTATGACTTATAAACTGAGGTCCGTTGTCTGTTCTTATTACTGGCTTTTTAGAGCCTTCCTCAAACAAGTTTCTTTTTATTAAGCACTTTCTAAGTAGTGCTG
This window encodes:
- a CDS encoding LysR family transcriptional regulator yields the protein MNTQNLKTFLILSKLRNFSLTAEKLFVAQSTVTNRIAELEKEIGKKLFIRDKKHIKLTSEGILFKKYAKRILELEKNAIQEMTQADFYKNTLRIGSTNTIYECHLYPIIHSFLLSSRDTSVKVILDHSQDLLQIGLTPSFWTESNKFFISLKFRPLFEYLLGFLQNKGYKIHVEP